One Brassica napus cultivar Da-Ae chromosome C2, Da-Ae, whole genome shotgun sequence DNA window includes the following coding sequences:
- the LOC106393392 gene encoding uncharacterized protein LOC106393392 has product MNFLELSSNEHLEGLSFMLYFLSIENAYRKCPIRSSTSNDLMTNRPIHKKKNLPPKHLSHSLRWLCIVCQNPKLESLSSPLSRTHRLRLYCVVFAGQFLHGFHRTNLQYWVTILLTIVAASNISSAPAGVSDSIPVSANDEVLSSAYIKEKTLKNLSKQQLMGPYAMKKVQIQNKEQLELVRVEIHVSSLFNQPSCSLLDNVCRGHEQT; this is encoded by the exons ATGAATTTTCTGGAACTTTCCTCGAATGAGCACTTGGaagggttgagcttcatgttgtaTTTCCTCAGTATAGAGAATGCGTACCGTAAATGTCCTATCAGATCCTCTACCTCTAATGATTTGATGACGAATCGTCCAATCCAT aaaaaaaaaaatttacccccAAAACACTTATCACATTCACTGAGATGGCTTTGTATTGTTTGTCAGAATCCTAAATTGGAGTCTCTTTCTTCACCTCTCTCTCGAACTCATCGTCTCCGTCTCTACTGCGTCGTGTTTGCcggtcagtttcttcatggctTCCATCGGACAAACCTCCAATATTG GGTTACGATTTTGTTAACAATTGTCGCAGCCTCTAACATCTCCTCAGCTCCTGCCGGTGTTAGTGACTCAATTCCG GTTTCTGCAAACGATGAAGTATTGTCTAGTGCTTATATCAAGGAGAAAACTTTGAAGAATCTGTCTAAGCAGCAG CTGATGGGACCTTATGCTATGAAGAAAGTCCAGATCCAGAACAAGGAGCAATTGGAATTGGTGCGGGTGGAGATCCATGTTTCATCATTATTCAATCAACCTAGCTGCTCTCTCCTTG ATAATGTTTGCAGAGGGCATGAGCAAACTTGA